The Amycolatopsis mongoliensis genome includes a window with the following:
- a CDS encoding thiamine pyrophosphate-binding protein — protein sequence MNVAGLVGRTLAGLGAGTAFGVVGSGNFEVTNALRAGGVRFVAARHEGGAASMADAYARMSGKVSVLSLHQGCGLTNAVTGITEAAKSRTPMLVLAADSAGASVLSNFRIDQDGLATAVGAVPERVHSAASAVADTVRAFRTARQQRRTVVLNLPLDVQAQPAPEPPDALPAIPGPAPLRPDAAAVAELADLLAAAERPVFVAGRGARGSREPVRDLASRCGALLATSAVAHGLFHGDPFALGISGGFASPAAAELIVGADLVVGWGCALNMWTTRHGKLLSPHAKLVQVDVEQSALGAHRPVDLGVVGDVARTATDVLAVAKEQQGYRTGEVAARIAAGRWNDVDHDDLSRGGRIDPRTLSKLLDELLPAERIVSIDSGNFMGYPSAYLSVPDEQGFCFTQAFQSIGLGLGTAIGAALARPDRLPVLGTGDGGFHMALSELDTAVRLGLPLVVVVYNDAAYGAEIHHFGDADMTTVRFPDSDLAAIGRGFGADGVTVRSAEDLFAVRDWLAGPRSGPLVIDAKIADDGGSWWLAEAFRH from the coding sequence GTGAACGTCGCCGGACTCGTCGGCCGGACGCTGGCGGGCCTGGGCGCCGGGACGGCGTTCGGGGTGGTCGGCAGCGGCAACTTCGAGGTGACGAACGCGCTGCGCGCGGGCGGCGTCCGGTTCGTCGCCGCCCGCCACGAGGGCGGCGCGGCGAGCATGGCCGACGCCTACGCGCGGATGAGCGGCAAGGTGTCGGTGCTGTCGCTGCACCAGGGCTGCGGGCTGACCAACGCCGTCACCGGGATCACCGAGGCCGCCAAGAGCCGGACGCCGATGCTCGTGCTCGCCGCCGACTCGGCCGGCGCGTCGGTGCTGTCGAACTTCCGCATCGACCAGGACGGGCTGGCTACCGCGGTCGGCGCGGTGCCGGAGCGCGTGCACTCGGCCGCGAGCGCGGTCGCCGACACCGTGCGGGCCTTCCGGACCGCGCGGCAGCAGCGCCGCACGGTCGTGCTGAACCTGCCGCTCGACGTCCAGGCCCAGCCCGCGCCCGAGCCGCCGGACGCGCTGCCGGCGATCCCGGGACCGGCTCCCCTGCGGCCGGACGCGGCCGCGGTGGCCGAGCTGGCGGACCTCCTCGCGGCCGCCGAGCGGCCGGTGTTCGTCGCCGGCCGCGGCGCGCGAGGCAGCCGGGAACCGGTGCGGGACCTGGCTTCGCGCTGTGGTGCGCTGCTGGCGACGTCGGCCGTCGCGCACGGGCTCTTCCACGGCGACCCGTTCGCCCTCGGCATTTCGGGCGGGTTCGCGTCCCCGGCGGCCGCCGAGCTGATCGTCGGGGCCGATCTCGTAGTCGGCTGGGGCTGCGCGCTGAACATGTGGACCACCCGGCACGGGAAGCTGCTCAGCCCGCACGCGAAACTCGTCCAGGTCGACGTCGAGCAGAGCGCGCTGGGCGCGCACCGGCCGGTCGACCTCGGGGTCGTCGGCGACGTCGCGCGCACCGCCACCGACGTCCTGGCCGTGGCGAAGGAGCAGCAGGGCTATCGCACCGGTGAGGTGGCCGCCCGGATCGCGGCGGGCCGCTGGAACGACGTCGACCACGACGACCTCTCCCGGGGCGGCCGGATCGACCCGCGGACGCTGAGCAAGCTCCTGGACGAGCTGCTGCCCGCGGAGCGGATCGTCTCGATCGACTCCGGCAACTTCATGGGCTACCCGAGCGCTTACCTCTCGGTGCCCGACGAGCAGGGGTTCTGCTTCACGCAGGCGTTCCAGAGCATCGGGCTGGGCCTGGGCACGGCGATCGGCGCCGCGCTCGCCCGTCCGGACCGGCTGCCGGTGCTGGGCACCGGCGACGGCGGGTTCCACATGGCACTGTCCGAACTGGACACCGCGGTCCGGCTCGGCCTGCCGCTGGTGGTGGTCGTCTACAACGACGCCGCGTACGGCGCGGAGATCCACCACTTCGGCGACGCCGACATGACCACGGTCCGGTTCCCCGACTCCGACCTCGCCGCGATCGGCCGCGGCTTCGGCGCCGACGGCGTGACGGTGCGATCCGCCGAAGACCTCTTCGCGGTGCGCGACTGGCTCGCCGGACCGCGCAGCGGACCGCTGGTCATCGACGCGAAGATCGCCGACGACGGCGGGTCGTGGTGGCTCGCGGAGGCGTTCCGGCACTGA
- a CDS encoding Lrp/AsnC family transcriptional regulator produces the protein MTEELLDATDHEILGLLREDARRTLSDIAGRVTLSTAAVKRRIDRLRETGVITGFTVQVDHAKLGWGIEAFTELRFVGNTKVAEILRTTTRMPEAQAVFTIAGDPDALVWLRVRDMAHLQKTIDEIRRHHQVTGTKTLIALESWARGT, from the coding sequence ATGACCGAAGAGCTCCTCGACGCGACCGACCACGAGATCCTCGGCCTGCTGCGCGAGGACGCCCGCCGGACGCTGTCCGACATCGCGGGCCGCGTCACGCTGTCGACGGCCGCGGTCAAGCGCCGGATCGACCGGCTGCGGGAGACCGGCGTGATCACCGGGTTCACCGTGCAGGTCGACCACGCGAAGCTGGGCTGGGGGATCGAGGCGTTCACCGAGCTGCGGTTCGTCGGGAACACGAAGGTCGCCGAGATCCTGCGCACCACCACGCGGATGCCCGAGGCGCAGGCGGTGTTCACGATCGCGGGCGACCCGGACGCGCTGGTGTGGCTGCGGGTGCGCGACATGGCCCACCTGCAGAAGACGATCGACGAGATCCGCCGCCACCACCAGGTGACCGGCACGAAGACGTTGATCGCCCTCGAGTCCTGGGCACGGGGGACCTGA
- a CDS encoding indolepyruvate ferredoxin oxidoreductase family protein, with protein sequence MDAKEARAVETFTLDDRYLREAGTVHLTGVQALVRLLFDRVRHDRAHGGDPAVFVSGYEGSPLAGYDLELGRRAKLLEKHDVVHRPGLNEELAATSVMGSQLVAGAGGRRGVTGFWYGKAPGLDRASDALRHANLAGTDPRGGAVALVGDDPNAKSSTVPCASELALADLAIPILYPADSQDVLDLGMHAVELSRAAGVWTSLKIVANVADASGTATVGPQWTAPEIAKAYRHTPTSRLLGTSLAELERSLFTVRLPLVLDYLRAAGINRITARGPADRIGIVSAGKSYLDLQQALRALGLDAEALAKHGIRVLKLGAIHPLEPGIVREFADGLDEIVVVEEKRSFVETALKEILYGVPGAPAITGKKDRAGRTLFTELGELDPDAVATGLARRLPAGIPSVDAWRGRRRRERISVPLLARTPYFCSGCPHNSSTKVPEGTLVGGGIGCHTMALFMEPDQVGTVLGVTQMGGEGTQWIGMAPFVEAEHFVQNIGDGTFTHSGSLAVRAAVAAGVNITYKLLYNSAVAMTGGQDAVGGLPVEKVAELLLVEGVKRVVITSDAPARLRRRKLPAGVEVRDRTELLATQEELAGIKGVTVLIHEQECAAEKRRKRRRGKQETPATRVVINERVCEGCGDCGTKSNCLSVQPVATEFGRKTAIHQSSCNVDYSCLAGDCPSFVTVVPTGKKQRRKLGELAADAVPAPPAAAKDFTVRITGIGGTGVVTVTQILATAAVLDGRHVRTLDQTGLAQKGGAVVSDLKVTAEPVEQAPKLAAGECDLYLACDALVGADAANLAVADASRTTAVVSTTEVPTGRMVVDTTVAFPSPGSVLAPLEAAAARTVSLDARGLAEELFDDDQFANVLQLGAAFQTGAIGLPAEVIERAIELNGTAVAANLQAFRRGRQLVADLGALTTSPAPARPVAQPAARELVHAAPESELARLLDVRVPELVAYQDERYARAYAEFVERVRVLEDGPTEITEAVAKHLYKLMAYKDEYEVARLSLDPAFTADLEEQFGEGTKYAYRLHPPVLRALGMKRKISLGPWFRPAFRLLHALRRLRGTRFDPFGRAEVRRVERELIEDYRTTVLEAFQASDADRARVLALAELPDLVRGYEDVKLANVARYREKQAEVLTLVDSSRS encoded by the coding sequence ATCGACGCGAAGGAGGCCCGCGCCGTGGAGACGTTCACGCTGGACGACCGGTACCTGCGAGAGGCCGGGACCGTGCACCTGACCGGGGTGCAGGCCCTGGTCCGGCTGCTGTTCGACCGCGTCCGCCACGACCGCGCCCACGGTGGCGACCCCGCCGTGTTCGTCTCGGGCTACGAGGGCTCGCCGCTGGCCGGCTACGACCTCGAACTCGGGCGCCGCGCGAAGCTGCTGGAGAAGCACGACGTCGTGCACCGCCCGGGCCTCAACGAGGAGCTGGCCGCGACCTCGGTCATGGGCAGCCAGCTCGTCGCGGGCGCCGGTGGGCGGCGCGGCGTCACCGGGTTCTGGTACGGCAAGGCCCCCGGCCTCGACCGCGCCTCCGACGCCCTCCGCCACGCCAACCTGGCCGGCACCGACCCGCGCGGCGGCGCTGTCGCCCTGGTCGGCGACGACCCGAACGCGAAGTCCTCGACCGTGCCGTGCGCGTCCGAACTCGCCCTCGCCGACCTGGCGATCCCGATCCTCTACCCGGCCGACTCCCAGGACGTCCTCGACCTCGGCATGCACGCGGTCGAGCTGTCGCGCGCCGCCGGGGTGTGGACGTCGCTGAAGATCGTCGCCAACGTCGCCGACGCTTCGGGCACCGCCACCGTGGGTCCGCAGTGGACGGCACCCGAGATCGCGAAGGCCTACCGCCACACGCCGACGTCCCGCCTGCTCGGCACGAGCCTCGCCGAGCTGGAACGCAGCCTCTTCACCGTCCGGCTGCCGCTCGTGCTCGACTACCTGCGCGCGGCCGGCATCAACCGGATCACCGCGCGCGGGCCGGCCGACCGGATCGGCATCGTGTCCGCCGGCAAGTCCTACCTGGACCTCCAGCAGGCGCTGCGCGCACTGGGTCTCGACGCGGAGGCTCTGGCGAAGCACGGCATCCGCGTGCTCAAGCTCGGCGCGATCCACCCCCTCGAACCCGGCATCGTCCGCGAGTTCGCCGACGGGCTCGACGAGATCGTCGTCGTGGAAGAGAAGCGCTCCTTCGTCGAGACGGCGCTCAAGGAGATCCTCTACGGCGTCCCCGGCGCGCCCGCCATCACCGGCAAGAAGGACCGCGCCGGCCGGACGCTGTTCACCGAGCTCGGCGAGCTGGACCCGGACGCCGTCGCGACCGGCCTGGCCCGGCGGCTGCCCGCGGGCATCCCGTCGGTCGACGCCTGGCGCGGCCGCCGGCGCCGCGAGCGCATCTCCGTGCCGCTGCTCGCGCGGACCCCGTACTTCTGCTCGGGCTGCCCGCACAATTCGTCGACGAAGGTCCCCGAGGGGACGCTGGTCGGCGGCGGCATCGGCTGCCACACCATGGCGCTGTTCATGGAGCCCGACCAGGTCGGGACCGTCCTCGGCGTGACGCAGATGGGCGGCGAGGGCACCCAGTGGATCGGCATGGCGCCGTTCGTGGAGGCCGAGCACTTCGTCCAGAACATCGGCGACGGCACGTTCACCCACTCCGGCAGCCTCGCCGTGCGCGCGGCGGTCGCCGCCGGCGTGAACATCACCTACAAGCTGCTCTACAACTCCGCTGTCGCGATGACCGGCGGTCAGGACGCCGTCGGCGGGCTGCCGGTGGAGAAGGTCGCCGAGCTGCTGCTCGTCGAAGGCGTGAAACGGGTCGTGATCACCAGTGACGCGCCCGCACGGCTGCGGCGCCGGAAGCTGCCCGCCGGGGTCGAGGTCCGCGACCGCACCGAACTCCTTGCCACGCAAGAAGAACTGGCCGGCATCAAGGGCGTCACCGTGCTGATCCACGAGCAGGAGTGCGCGGCCGAGAAGCGGCGGAAGCGCCGTCGCGGCAAGCAGGAGACGCCTGCGACGCGGGTCGTGATCAACGAGCGCGTCTGCGAAGGCTGCGGCGACTGCGGCACCAAGTCGAACTGCCTGTCGGTGCAGCCGGTGGCCACCGAGTTCGGCCGCAAGACCGCGATCCACCAGTCGTCGTGCAACGTCGACTACTCCTGCCTGGCCGGGGACTGCCCGTCGTTCGTCACCGTCGTGCCGACCGGGAAGAAGCAGCGGCGGAAGCTCGGCGAGCTGGCCGCGGACGCGGTGCCCGCTCCCCCGGCCGCGGCGAAGGACTTCACCGTGCGGATCACCGGGATCGGCGGCACCGGCGTGGTCACCGTGACCCAGATCCTCGCCACCGCCGCGGTGCTCGACGGGCGGCACGTCCGCACGCTCGACCAGACCGGGCTGGCCCAGAAGGGCGGCGCGGTGGTGTCCGACCTGAAGGTGACGGCGGAGCCGGTCGAGCAGGCCCCGAAGCTGGCCGCCGGCGAGTGCGACCTGTACCTGGCGTGCGACGCGCTGGTCGGGGCGGACGCGGCGAACCTGGCCGTGGCCGACGCCTCCCGGACCACCGCGGTCGTCTCGACCACCGAGGTGCCGACCGGCCGGATGGTCGTCGACACGACGGTGGCTTTCCCCAGCCCCGGCAGCGTCCTCGCGCCGCTGGAAGCCGCCGCGGCGCGCACGGTGTCCCTGGACGCGCGCGGCCTGGCCGAGGAGCTGTTCGACGACGACCAGTTCGCGAACGTGCTGCAGCTCGGCGCGGCTTTCCAGACCGGCGCGATCGGCCTGCCCGCCGAGGTGATCGAGCGCGCGATCGAGCTGAACGGCACCGCGGTGGCCGCGAACCTGCAGGCCTTCCGCCGCGGCCGTCAGCTGGTCGCCGACCTGGGCGCGCTCACGACGTCGCCCGCTCCCGCGCGGCCGGTCGCGCAGCCCGCCGCGCGGGAGCTGGTGCACGCCGCGCCGGAGTCCGAGCTGGCGCGGCTGCTCGACGTCCGGGTCCCGGAGCTGGTCGCCTACCAGGACGAGCGGTACGCGCGGGCGTACGCGGAGTTCGTCGAGCGGGTGCGGGTGCTGGAGGACGGGCCGACGGAGATCACCGAAGCGGTCGCGAAGCACCTGTACAAGCTGATGGCCTACAAGGACGAGTACGAGGTCGCGCGGCTGTCGCTGGACCCGGCGTTCACGGCGGACCTCGAGGAGCAGTTCGGCGAGGGCACGAAGTACGCCTACCGCCTGCACCCACCGGTCCTGCGGGCGCTCGGCATGAAGCGCAAGATCAGTCTGGGCCCGTGGTTCCGCCCGGCGTTCCGGCTGCTGCACGCACTGCGGCGGCTGCGCGGCACCCGGTTCGACCCGTTCGGCCGCGCCGAGGTGCGGCGGGTCGAGCGCGAGCTGATCGAGGACTACCGCACCACGGTGCTCGAAGCCTTCCAGGCCTCCGACGCCGACCGGGCCCGGGTCCTGGCGCTGGCCGAGCTGCCGGACCTCGTCCGCGGCTACGAGGACGTCAAGCTGGCGAACGTCGCCCGGTACCGCGAGAAGCAGGCCGAGGTCCTCACGCTCGTAGACAGCTCACGCTCGTAA
- a CDS encoding response regulator, translating into MRIVIAEEDALLREGLVLLLRSEGFDVAAAVDHPGDLLAAVEMADPDLAVVDVRMPPTFTDEGLRAALEARRLAPGLAILALSAFVEDGYAGDLLAAGGGGAGYLLKERVGKPDEFLDALKRVAAGGTVLDRDVVAVQLARPRPGDPVATLTAREREVVALLAEGHSVPTIGRLLGIGTTAARQHAGDVSAKLRVPDEAQAMLSYLRA; encoded by the coding sequence GTGCGGATCGTGATCGCGGAAGAGGACGCCCTGCTGCGGGAGGGGCTGGTACTGCTCCTGCGCAGCGAAGGGTTCGACGTCGCCGCCGCCGTCGACCACCCCGGTGACCTGCTGGCCGCCGTCGAGATGGCGGACCCGGACCTGGCCGTCGTCGACGTCCGGATGCCGCCGACGTTCACCGACGAGGGCCTGCGGGCCGCCCTGGAAGCGCGCCGGCTCGCCCCCGGGCTGGCGATCCTCGCGCTCTCGGCGTTCGTCGAGGACGGCTACGCCGGCGACCTGCTGGCCGCCGGCGGGGGCGGCGCCGGGTACCTGCTCAAGGAGCGGGTCGGGAAGCCGGACGAGTTCCTCGACGCCCTCAAGCGCGTCGCCGCCGGCGGCACGGTGCTGGACCGCGACGTCGTCGCCGTCCAGCTGGCCCGGCCGCGCCCCGGCGACCCGGTCGCGACGCTCACCGCGCGCGAACGCGAGGTCGTCGCGCTGCTGGCCGAAGGCCACTCGGTGCCGACGATCGGGCGGCTGCTCGGCATCGGCACCACGGCCGCCCGGCAGCACGCCGGGGACGTCAGCGCGAAGCTGCGCGTCCCCGACGAAGCCCAGGCGATGCTGAGCTACTTACGAGCGTGA